One region of Solea senegalensis isolate Sse05_10M linkage group LG14, IFAPA_SoseM_1, whole genome shotgun sequence genomic DNA includes:
- the arhgap45b gene encoding rho GTPase-activating protein 45 isoform X1, whose product MYDSSGSSRRRKTDRHTPWLQVGLNGTEVPLLSAGGTSAKWRVGGWVGGLYVKLREVRMDGKGTLKMFTRKKRELIKTPSISKKSRAGSPGPQSSAQSSEDTAIGGRSMLKRGGKSSYNPYSTSQRVKKAGLKGNDSLDILPNKHSVWLKQLSILQERKDAGDISLSSSPLSTSSCSTLTPSSAGLQDTSMSSPGTQSVQHLKLPSMQGMSCPSPVSTLKRPTALSRHASAAGFPLQSWVFSKGQGKGALTPTTPSESPESTAIEVEDIPALLRDVARFAEAVEKLKDVVLTEGKESQRPVAHECLGEVLRVLRQVINTYPLLNTVEILTAAGKLISKVKGFHYEACNEADKKEFEKAIETIAVAFSSNVSELLMGEVDSSTLLSLLPTEKSRSMENLYTATDGGQFRSDLQDMGRGEEVDVILQHSEGGVDSALLYAKTISKYMKDLISYVEKRISLETEFSKGLQRLYQSCKHSITHPHMPLFSIYSLALEQDQEQSVGLQQASTTLHSQTFIQPLMQRKQDHEKRRKEIKEHWIRAKRKLMECEANLRKAKHAYMARCEDYDKAKMAAFRAEEEGGGSTAKSVEKKKRLEEEARNKADEAEATYRTCIADATTQQLELEHTKVTVLRQLQDVIKQSDQTLRSATISYYQLMHMQTVALPVHYQTLCESSKLYDPGQQYAAHVRDLQLPEQPTVHYTFEAYSASSSSHHGHRPRNDSFNTEQSHTDSPATGSDTTVPDREAEAQRKRQGHKSWGSTVSDDSVGGDGGLESPTISTSDISKIARTSSTGTMSSNEDADEKDGNVTSFETPNINGMDPDVVVSTRPFRNIGLSKAAQTHRLRKLRTPAKCRECDSYVYFQGAECEECFLACHKRCLETLAIQCGHKKLQGRLQLFGREFSQVASCASDGIPFIITKCISEIERRALKMKGIYRVNGVKTRVEKLCQAFENGKELVELSQCSPHDISNVLKLYLRQLPEPIMLFRLYNSLMGLAKESLHSDEETPEGEEAESSSVNPAAGRGSELVDLGPDTDPEVLVLVEKLKELLKELPKTNFSSLRYIIRHLRRIAELEEDNKMSPSNLGIVFGPSLMRPRPTGATISLSSLVDYPHQARVVEALIVFYSSIFQSKTSQTHKICRSASSSAQQGPNAEDKTTSPADGEEDGGEQQSKLDSDKMEEGCESSLGSSEQLSDSELDDSGQRSTHSGGLVKQESVVSVDDDQLSYRDSLDLSNQSAPHTDPDQDVDQDQDDPEGKEPPAVPDSGPPDDDTGPEQNLSASLAELNVNQSNNNYPYSPVLSLSGLPLARLCGKKLPLTRNRGSEPEFV is encoded by the exons ATGTAcgacagcagcggcagcagcaggaggaggaagacggaCAGACACACTCCGTGGCTACAGGTCGGTCTGAATGGCACCGAGGTCCCGCTGCTGAGCGCCGGCGGCACATCAGCCAAGTGGAGAGtcggggggtgggtggggggtcTCTACGTGAAACTGCGTGAAGTCAGGATGGACGGGAAAGGCACTTTGAAGATGTTCACGCGAAAGAAACGGGAACTGATCAAGACGCCATCCATCTCGAAGAAGAGCCGAGCAGGAAGCCCCGGGCCGCAGAGCAGCGCACAGTCT AGTGAGGACACAGCCATAGGGGGAAGGAGCATGCTGAAGCGAGGTGGCAAGAGTAGCTACAACCCTTACTCTACCAGTCAGAGAGTTAAGAAAGCTGGGCTCAAAGGCAACGACAGTCTGGACATACTGCCCAACAAGCACAGCGTATGGCTCAAGCAG CTGTCCATCCTCCAAGAGCGGAAAGATGCAGGTGACATCAGCCTCTCCTCTTCCCCTTTGTCTACGTCCTCCTGTTCAACACTCACTCCGTCCTCTGCTGGGCTCCAGGACACCTCCATGTCCTCACCCGGTACCCAGAGCGTACAGCACCTTAAGCTGCCATCGATGCAAGGGATGAGCTGCCCGTCTCCTGTTTCCACCCTGAAGAGACCCACTGCATTGAGCAGACACGCGAGCGCTGCAG GATTCCCACTTCAGTCATGGGTGTTCTCAAAGGGCCAAGGGAAAGGGGCTTTGACCCCAACTACTCCATCTGAGAGTCCAGAGAGCACAGCCATTGAAGTGGAAGACATCCCGGCCCTGCTGAGGGACGTGGCGCGTTTTGCTGAAGCTGTGGAGAAACTGAAGGATGTGGTTCTCACTGAAG GTAAGGAGAGTCAGCGACCCGTGGCCCATGAGTGCTTGGGTGAGGTCCTACGTGTGCTGCGTCAGGTCATCAACACCTACCCTCTGCTAAACACTGTGGAGATCCTCACTGCGGCTGGGAAGCTCATATCTAAAGTCAAAG GTTTCCACTATGAGGCTTGTAATGAGGCAGACAAGAAGGAGTTTGAAAAGGCAATTGAAACAATTGCCGTTGCTTTTAGCAGCAA TGTCTCAGAACTGCTGATGGGAGAAGTGGACAGCAGTACATTGCTCTCTCTGCtgcccacagagaaaagcagg tCGATGGAGAACTTGTACACTGCGACAGATGGTGGTCAGTTCAGGAGCGACCTGCAAGACATGG GCCGAGGAGAGGAAGTGGATGTGATCCTCCAGCACAGTGAGGGAGGAGTGGACTCTGCTCTGCTTTATGCCAAAACCATCTCCAAGTACATGAAGGACCTGATCAGCTACGTGGAAAAGAGAATTTCACTCG AGACTGAATTCTCCAAGGGCCTCCAGAGATTATACCAGTCCTGCAAACACAGCATAACGCAT CCCCACATGCCTTTGTTCTCCATCTATTCTCTGGCTCTGGAGCAGGACCAGGAGCAGAGTGTGGGGCTGCAGCAGGCCAGCACCACCCTGCACAGCCAGACCTTCATCCAG CCTCTGATGCAACGAAAACAGGACCACGAAAAGAGACGGAAGGAGATCAAAGAGCACTGGATTCGGGCAAAGAGAAAACTG ATGGAGTGTGAGGCGAACCTGCGTAAGGCCAAGCATGCTTACATGGCTCGCTGCGAGGACTACGACAAGGCCAAAATGGCGGCCTTTCgagctgaggaggagggaggaggatcTACAGCTAAAtctgtggagaagaagaaacgaTTAGAGGAAGAAGCTCGTAATAAG GCAGATGAAGCTGAGGCAACCTACCGAACATGTATCGCAGATGCCACCACGcagcagctggagctggagcacaCAAAGGTCACCGTGCTACGACAGCTGCAGGACGTCATCAAACAGAGCGACCAGACTCTTCGCTCG gCGACCATCTCTTACTACCAGCTCATGCACATGCAGACGGTAGCTTTGCCCGTCCACTACCAGACTCTGTGTGAGAGCAGTAAGCTGTACGACCCAGGACAACAGTACGCCGCCCACGTCAGAGACCTGCAGTTACCAGAGCAGCCGACTGTTCACTACACATTTGAGGCCTACTCCGCCTCGAGCTCATCACA CCATGGCCACAGACCAAGGAACGACAGTTTCAACACAGAGCAGAGCCACACGGACAGTCCTGCCACTGGCTCGGATACAACAGTTCctgacagagaggcagaggctCAACGCAAGA GGCAAGGCCACAAGTCTTGGGGTTCAACAGTGAGCGATGACAGCGTTGGAGGAGATGGAGGCCTCGAGTCTCCTACCATCAGCACAA GTGACATCAGTAAAATTGCTCGAACATCGTCCACTGGAACAATGTCGTCCAATGAAGACGCAGATGAGAAAGACGGGAATGTGACTTCATTTGAAACTCCAA aTATCAACGGCATGGATCCTGACGTGGTTGTGTCCACCAGACCTTTCCGTAACATCGGACTGTCCAAAGCAGCTCAGACTCACCGACTGAGGAAGCTGCGGACTCCTGCAAAGTGCCGCGAGTGTGACAGCTACGTTTACTTCCAGGGGGCAGAGTGTGAGGAG tgtttcctgGCGTGTCACAAACGCTGTCTAGAGACTCTTGCCATCCAGTGTGGCCACAAAAAGCTGCAGGGTCGTCTGCAGCTGTTTGGCAGAGAGTTCTCTCAGGTCGCCAGCTGCGCCAGTGATGGAATCCCCTTCATCATCACCAAGTGCATTTCTGAGATTGAGAGACGGGCACTCAAGATGAAG GGAATCTACAGGGTGAATGGGGTGAAGACTCGTGTGGAGAAACTGTGTCAGGCCTTTGAGAACGGAAAAGAGCTGGTGGAGCTGTCCCAGTGTTCACCACACGACATCAGCAACGTTCTCAAGCTTTACCTCAGACAG CTGCCGGAGCCCATCATGCTGTTCCGCCTGTACAACAGTCTGATGGGTTTGGCCAAAGAGAGTCTGCACAGTGACGAAGAAACaccagagggggaggaggcagAGTCGAGCAGTGTGAACCCAGCAGCGGGCAGAGGGTCTGAGCTGGTAGATCTGGGTCCAGACACCGATCCAGAGGTTCTGGTGCTGGTGGAGAAACTGAAGGAGCTTCTCAAGGAGCTGCCCAAGACCAACTTCTCTTCACTGAGATACATCATTCGACACCTGCGAAG AATCGCAGAGCTGGAGGAAGATAACAAGATGAGTCCCAGTAACTTGGGGATTGTGTTTGGACCCTCGCTGATGCGTCCACGTCCAACTGGGGCAACGATATCTCTGTCATCTCTGGTTGATTACCCGCACCAGGCCCGCGTCGTGGAAGCCCTCATCGTCTTCTATTCATCCATCTTCCAGTCCAAAACCTCTCAGACACATAAAATCTGTCGCTCTGCTTCGTCCTCTGCTCAGCAG GGTCCTAATGCAGAGGACAAGACGACGAGTCCTGCTGATGGAGAGGAAGATGGAGGGGAGCAGCAGAGCAAACTGGACTCTGACAAAATGGAGGAGGGATGTG AAAGTTCTTTGGGCTCTAGTGAGCAGCTCTCTGACTCTGAGTTGGATGACAGCGGTCAGAGAAGTACACACTCTGGTGGCCTGGTGAAGCAGGAGAGTGTGGTGAGTGTGGATGATGACCAGCTGAGCTACAGGGACAGTCTGGACCTGTCCAACCAGTCTGCGCCTCACACTGACCCAGACCAAGATGTGGATCAGGACCAAGATGACCCAGAGGGTAAAGAGCCGCCTGCTGTGCCAGACAGTGGACCCCCAGATGATGACACAGGGCCAGAGCAGAATCTGAGCGCCTCCCTGGCCGAGCTCAACGTGAACCAGTCCAACAACAACTACCCGTATTCCCCCGTTTTGAGCCTGTCTGGGCTTCCACTGGCACGTCTGTGTGGAAAGAAATTGCCTCTGACCAGGAACAGGGGCAGCGAGCCAGAGTTTGTCTGA
- the arhgap45b gene encoding rho GTPase-activating protein 45 isoform X2, which yields MYDSSGSSRRRKTDRHTPWLQVGLNGTEVPLLSAGGTSAKWRVGGWVGGLYVKLREVRMDGKGTLKMFTRKKRELIKTPSISKKSRAGSPGPQSSAQSLSILQERKDAGDISLSSSPLSTSSCSTLTPSSAGLQDTSMSSPGTQSVQHLKLPSMQGMSCPSPVSTLKRPTALSRHASAAGFPLQSWVFSKGQGKGALTPTTPSESPESTAIEVEDIPALLRDVARFAEAVEKLKDVVLTEGKESQRPVAHECLGEVLRVLRQVINTYPLLNTVEILTAAGKLISKVKGFHYEACNEADKKEFEKAIETIAVAFSSNVSELLMGEVDSSTLLSLLPTEKSRSMENLYTATDGGQFRSDLQDMGRGEEVDVILQHSEGGVDSALLYAKTISKYMKDLISYVEKRISLETEFSKGLQRLYQSCKHSITHPHMPLFSIYSLALEQDQEQSVGLQQASTTLHSQTFIQPLMQRKQDHEKRRKEIKEHWIRAKRKLMECEANLRKAKHAYMARCEDYDKAKMAAFRAEEEGGGSTAKSVEKKKRLEEEARNKADEAEATYRTCIADATTQQLELEHTKVTVLRQLQDVIKQSDQTLRSATISYYQLMHMQTVALPVHYQTLCESSKLYDPGQQYAAHVRDLQLPEQPTVHYTFEAYSASSSSHHGHRPRNDSFNTEQSHTDSPATGSDTTVPDREAEAQRKRQGHKSWGSTVSDDSVGGDGGLESPTISTSDISKIARTSSTGTMSSNEDADEKDGNVTSFETPNINGMDPDVVVSTRPFRNIGLSKAAQTHRLRKLRTPAKCRECDSYVYFQGAECEECFLACHKRCLETLAIQCGHKKLQGRLQLFGREFSQVASCASDGIPFIITKCISEIERRALKMKGIYRVNGVKTRVEKLCQAFENGKELVELSQCSPHDISNVLKLYLRQLPEPIMLFRLYNSLMGLAKESLHSDEETPEGEEAESSSVNPAAGRGSELVDLGPDTDPEVLVLVEKLKELLKELPKTNFSSLRYIIRHLRRIAELEEDNKMSPSNLGIVFGPSLMRPRPTGATISLSSLVDYPHQARVVEALIVFYSSIFQSKTSQTHKICRSASSSAQQGPNAEDKTTSPADGEEDGGEQQSKLDSDKMEEGCESSLGSSEQLSDSELDDSGQRSTHSGGLVKQESVVSVDDDQLSYRDSLDLSNQSAPHTDPDQDVDQDQDDPEGKEPPAVPDSGPPDDDTGPEQNLSASLAELNVNQSNNNYPYSPVLSLSGLPLARLCGKKLPLTRNRGSEPEFV from the exons ATGTAcgacagcagcggcagcagcaggaggaggaagacggaCAGACACACTCCGTGGCTACAGGTCGGTCTGAATGGCACCGAGGTCCCGCTGCTGAGCGCCGGCGGCACATCAGCCAAGTGGAGAGtcggggggtgggtggggggtcTCTACGTGAAACTGCGTGAAGTCAGGATGGACGGGAAAGGCACTTTGAAGATGTTCACGCGAAAGAAACGGGAACTGATCAAGACGCCATCCATCTCGAAGAAGAGCCGAGCAGGAAGCCCCGGGCCGCAGAGCAGCGCACAGTCT CTGTCCATCCTCCAAGAGCGGAAAGATGCAGGTGACATCAGCCTCTCCTCTTCCCCTTTGTCTACGTCCTCCTGTTCAACACTCACTCCGTCCTCTGCTGGGCTCCAGGACACCTCCATGTCCTCACCCGGTACCCAGAGCGTACAGCACCTTAAGCTGCCATCGATGCAAGGGATGAGCTGCCCGTCTCCTGTTTCCACCCTGAAGAGACCCACTGCATTGAGCAGACACGCGAGCGCTGCAG GATTCCCACTTCAGTCATGGGTGTTCTCAAAGGGCCAAGGGAAAGGGGCTTTGACCCCAACTACTCCATCTGAGAGTCCAGAGAGCACAGCCATTGAAGTGGAAGACATCCCGGCCCTGCTGAGGGACGTGGCGCGTTTTGCTGAAGCTGTGGAGAAACTGAAGGATGTGGTTCTCACTGAAG GTAAGGAGAGTCAGCGACCCGTGGCCCATGAGTGCTTGGGTGAGGTCCTACGTGTGCTGCGTCAGGTCATCAACACCTACCCTCTGCTAAACACTGTGGAGATCCTCACTGCGGCTGGGAAGCTCATATCTAAAGTCAAAG GTTTCCACTATGAGGCTTGTAATGAGGCAGACAAGAAGGAGTTTGAAAAGGCAATTGAAACAATTGCCGTTGCTTTTAGCAGCAA TGTCTCAGAACTGCTGATGGGAGAAGTGGACAGCAGTACATTGCTCTCTCTGCtgcccacagagaaaagcagg tCGATGGAGAACTTGTACACTGCGACAGATGGTGGTCAGTTCAGGAGCGACCTGCAAGACATGG GCCGAGGAGAGGAAGTGGATGTGATCCTCCAGCACAGTGAGGGAGGAGTGGACTCTGCTCTGCTTTATGCCAAAACCATCTCCAAGTACATGAAGGACCTGATCAGCTACGTGGAAAAGAGAATTTCACTCG AGACTGAATTCTCCAAGGGCCTCCAGAGATTATACCAGTCCTGCAAACACAGCATAACGCAT CCCCACATGCCTTTGTTCTCCATCTATTCTCTGGCTCTGGAGCAGGACCAGGAGCAGAGTGTGGGGCTGCAGCAGGCCAGCACCACCCTGCACAGCCAGACCTTCATCCAG CCTCTGATGCAACGAAAACAGGACCACGAAAAGAGACGGAAGGAGATCAAAGAGCACTGGATTCGGGCAAAGAGAAAACTG ATGGAGTGTGAGGCGAACCTGCGTAAGGCCAAGCATGCTTACATGGCTCGCTGCGAGGACTACGACAAGGCCAAAATGGCGGCCTTTCgagctgaggaggagggaggaggatcTACAGCTAAAtctgtggagaagaagaaacgaTTAGAGGAAGAAGCTCGTAATAAG GCAGATGAAGCTGAGGCAACCTACCGAACATGTATCGCAGATGCCACCACGcagcagctggagctggagcacaCAAAGGTCACCGTGCTACGACAGCTGCAGGACGTCATCAAACAGAGCGACCAGACTCTTCGCTCG gCGACCATCTCTTACTACCAGCTCATGCACATGCAGACGGTAGCTTTGCCCGTCCACTACCAGACTCTGTGTGAGAGCAGTAAGCTGTACGACCCAGGACAACAGTACGCCGCCCACGTCAGAGACCTGCAGTTACCAGAGCAGCCGACTGTTCACTACACATTTGAGGCCTACTCCGCCTCGAGCTCATCACA CCATGGCCACAGACCAAGGAACGACAGTTTCAACACAGAGCAGAGCCACACGGACAGTCCTGCCACTGGCTCGGATACAACAGTTCctgacagagaggcagaggctCAACGCAAGA GGCAAGGCCACAAGTCTTGGGGTTCAACAGTGAGCGATGACAGCGTTGGAGGAGATGGAGGCCTCGAGTCTCCTACCATCAGCACAA GTGACATCAGTAAAATTGCTCGAACATCGTCCACTGGAACAATGTCGTCCAATGAAGACGCAGATGAGAAAGACGGGAATGTGACTTCATTTGAAACTCCAA aTATCAACGGCATGGATCCTGACGTGGTTGTGTCCACCAGACCTTTCCGTAACATCGGACTGTCCAAAGCAGCTCAGACTCACCGACTGAGGAAGCTGCGGACTCCTGCAAAGTGCCGCGAGTGTGACAGCTACGTTTACTTCCAGGGGGCAGAGTGTGAGGAG tgtttcctgGCGTGTCACAAACGCTGTCTAGAGACTCTTGCCATCCAGTGTGGCCACAAAAAGCTGCAGGGTCGTCTGCAGCTGTTTGGCAGAGAGTTCTCTCAGGTCGCCAGCTGCGCCAGTGATGGAATCCCCTTCATCATCACCAAGTGCATTTCTGAGATTGAGAGACGGGCACTCAAGATGAAG GGAATCTACAGGGTGAATGGGGTGAAGACTCGTGTGGAGAAACTGTGTCAGGCCTTTGAGAACGGAAAAGAGCTGGTGGAGCTGTCCCAGTGTTCACCACACGACATCAGCAACGTTCTCAAGCTTTACCTCAGACAG CTGCCGGAGCCCATCATGCTGTTCCGCCTGTACAACAGTCTGATGGGTTTGGCCAAAGAGAGTCTGCACAGTGACGAAGAAACaccagagggggaggaggcagAGTCGAGCAGTGTGAACCCAGCAGCGGGCAGAGGGTCTGAGCTGGTAGATCTGGGTCCAGACACCGATCCAGAGGTTCTGGTGCTGGTGGAGAAACTGAAGGAGCTTCTCAAGGAGCTGCCCAAGACCAACTTCTCTTCACTGAGATACATCATTCGACACCTGCGAAG AATCGCAGAGCTGGAGGAAGATAACAAGATGAGTCCCAGTAACTTGGGGATTGTGTTTGGACCCTCGCTGATGCGTCCACGTCCAACTGGGGCAACGATATCTCTGTCATCTCTGGTTGATTACCCGCACCAGGCCCGCGTCGTGGAAGCCCTCATCGTCTTCTATTCATCCATCTTCCAGTCCAAAACCTCTCAGACACATAAAATCTGTCGCTCTGCTTCGTCCTCTGCTCAGCAG GGTCCTAATGCAGAGGACAAGACGACGAGTCCTGCTGATGGAGAGGAAGATGGAGGGGAGCAGCAGAGCAAACTGGACTCTGACAAAATGGAGGAGGGATGTG AAAGTTCTTTGGGCTCTAGTGAGCAGCTCTCTGACTCTGAGTTGGATGACAGCGGTCAGAGAAGTACACACTCTGGTGGCCTGGTGAAGCAGGAGAGTGTGGTGAGTGTGGATGATGACCAGCTGAGCTACAGGGACAGTCTGGACCTGTCCAACCAGTCTGCGCCTCACACTGACCCAGACCAAGATGTGGATCAGGACCAAGATGACCCAGAGGGTAAAGAGCCGCCTGCTGTGCCAGACAGTGGACCCCCAGATGATGACACAGGGCCAGAGCAGAATCTGAGCGCCTCCCTGGCCGAGCTCAACGTGAACCAGTCCAACAACAACTACCCGTATTCCCCCGTTTTGAGCCTGTCTGGGCTTCCACTGGCACGTCTGTGTGGAAAGAAATTGCCTCTGACCAGGAACAGGGGCAGCGAGCCAGAGTTTGTCTGA